The following proteins are encoded in a genomic region of Reichenbachiella sp.:
- a CDS encoding gliding motility lipoprotein GldH codes for MLKSIYQFLIVFSVSLSMVACGDKTVINEQSDIQEGLWHLDSLVSFQFEIEDTTSIYQVQYNVRYAVDYPYYNLFLKYYLEDSAGEMLSSELQELVLFDKKTGEPLGEGLGDLFDRAVPVFEDQKFPYAGVYNFKVKQFMRMENLPGILSFGLKVQKPEAE; via the coding sequence ATGCTAAAATCAATTTATCAATTTTTGATCGTTTTCAGTGTTTCCTTATCTATGGTGGCCTGTGGTGACAAAACTGTTATCAATGAGCAATCGGATATTCAGGAAGGACTTTGGCATTTGGACTCTTTGGTTTCATTCCAATTTGAAATAGAGGACACCACATCTATTTATCAAGTTCAATACAATGTGAGGTATGCCGTCGACTACCCATATTATAACCTCTTTTTGAAGTATTATCTTGAAGATTCGGCAGGAGAAATGTTGTCTTCCGAACTTCAGGAATTGGTTCTTTTTGACAAAAAAACAGGGGAACCATTAGGCGAAGGACTAGGTGATTTATTCGACCGAGCAGTTCCAGTATTTGAAGATCAAAAATTTCCTTACGCGGGTGTTTATAACTTCAAGGTGAAGCAGTTTATGCGAATGGAGAATTTGCCCGGAATTTTATCTTTTGGGTTGAAGGTCCAGAAGCCTGAAGCTGAATAA
- a CDS encoding regulatory iron-sulfur-containing complex subunit RicT, with translation MSGCSTCSTLTAADGSIKGCKSNGGCSSGGCNKMNTFDWLSNMETPAKYQFDIFEVRFKNGRKEFFRNSNDLEIYPGDPVVVDVPNGHHVGYVSLQGELVRLQMKKKKVKDDDEIRSIYRVASQKDLEKFESVKNRENPTMFRSREIITELSLAMKLTDVEYQADNSKATFYYSADERVDFRELIKRLAGEFKIRVEMRQISLRQEAGRLGGIGSCGRELCCSTWLSDFKNVSTSAARYQNLSLNPSKLSGQCGRLKCCLNYELETYMDALKDIPKVEAGLLTDKGEARLQKTDIFRKIMWFGYKNDNAWIALDTDRVKEVQKLNAEGKKPETLLEDKVGGENRESQSLNSDLERMDKKFRKGSNNKPKNKNRRNKKRGGKNKFNKKKPD, from the coding sequence ATGTCGGGATGCAGTACTTGCAGCACATTGACCGCTGCAGACGGAAGTATAAAAGGATGTAAGAGCAATGGCGGTTGTAGCAGTGGAGGCTGCAACAAGATGAATACTTTTGATTGGCTCTCTAATATGGAGACTCCTGCCAAATATCAATTCGACATTTTCGAAGTAAGATTCAAAAATGGAAGAAAAGAATTCTTTCGAAACTCCAATGATTTAGAAATATACCCAGGAGATCCGGTAGTGGTAGATGTACCCAATGGACATCATGTGGGGTATGTGTCCTTGCAAGGGGAGTTGGTTCGTCTTCAGATGAAGAAAAAGAAGGTTAAAGACGATGACGAAATTCGAAGCATCTATCGTGTCGCCTCACAAAAAGACTTAGAGAAATTTGAGTCGGTAAAGAACCGTGAAAACCCAACGATGTTTCGCTCGCGCGAAATTATCACTGAATTGAGTTTGGCTATGAAACTGACAGATGTCGAATATCAAGCGGATAATTCTAAAGCCACATTTTATTACTCGGCAGATGAACGAGTAGATTTCAGAGAGTTAATCAAAAGATTGGCTGGTGAGTTTAAGATTCGTGTAGAAATGCGCCAGATCAGTTTACGTCAAGAGGCTGGAAGGCTTGGGGGCATTGGGTCTTGCGGACGCGAACTGTGTTGTTCTACGTGGTTGTCGGATTTTAAGAATGTATCCACATCCGCTGCTCGGTATCAAAACCTTTCGCTTAACCCAAGTAAATTGTCTGGACAATGCGGGCGATTGAAGTGCTGCCTCAATTATGAATTGGAGACCTATATGGATGCGCTGAAGGATATTCCTAAAGTGGAGGCAGGATTGCTCACTGACAAAGGTGAGGCTCGCTTACAAAAAACGGATATCTTTAGAAAGATCATGTGGTTTGGGTATAAGAATGATAACGCCTGGATTGCACTGGATACTGATCGAGTAAAAGAGGTTCAAAAATTAAATGCTGAAGGCAAGAAGCCGGAGACTTTATTGGAAGATAAAGTGGGAGGTGAGAACCGAGAGTCACAATCATTGAATAGTGACTTGGAGCGAATGGATAAGAAATTCCGAAAGGGGAGCAATAACAAGCCGAAAAATAAAAATCGTCGCAATAAGAAGCGCGGAGGAAAGAATAAATTCAACAAGAAAAAACCTGATTAG
- the purD gene encoding phosphoribosylamine--glycine ligase: MNVLVIGAGGREHALAWKIKQSPKCDNLYVAPGNAGTAAVAENLAIGVNDFEALGKAVMEHNIDLMVVGPEEPLVKGIRNYFAAQAELKDILMVGPDEVGAQLEGSKDFSKAFMVRNNIPTAGSLTVTAENLADGLEFLKKVEAPYVLKADGLAAGKGVIITEDIKEAESSLKEMLDGQFGDASSKVLIEEYLHGIELSVFVLTDGKSYMTLPEAKDYKRIGEGDTGPNTGGMGAVSPVSFADEAFMKKVEDKVIKPTVDGLQADGIDFIGFLFIGLMNVNGEPFVIEYNVRMGDPETEVVMPRIESDFLSHLAAAAKKELGKEQLVIKPETATTVVAVAEGYPGSYEKGRTMSGLDSDFKGIVFHAGTSQKGEETVTNGGRVIASTGLGSDIQSALDQSYGNLQFIQWEGMNFRKDIGQDLLAL; the protein is encoded by the coding sequence ATGAACGTACTTGTGATAGGAGCTGGTGGACGCGAACACGCGCTAGCCTGGAAAATCAAACAAAGCCCAAAATGTGATAATCTATATGTAGCACCTGGAAATGCCGGAACGGCTGCAGTTGCAGAAAACCTCGCCATTGGTGTCAACGACTTTGAGGCGCTTGGTAAAGCTGTTATGGAACACAACATTGACTTGATGGTAGTGGGCCCAGAAGAGCCATTGGTGAAAGGCATTCGAAATTATTTTGCTGCTCAAGCGGAATTGAAGGATATATTGATGGTAGGGCCAGACGAAGTGGGCGCTCAACTAGAAGGAAGCAAAGACTTCTCTAAAGCCTTTATGGTGCGAAACAATATTCCAACGGCAGGATCATTGACGGTGACTGCGGAGAACCTTGCAGATGGGCTGGAATTTTTGAAAAAGGTAGAGGCTCCTTACGTGCTGAAAGCAGATGGCTTGGCAGCAGGCAAGGGAGTAATTATTACAGAAGACATTAAGGAGGCCGAAAGCTCTCTTAAAGAAATGCTTGACGGTCAATTCGGTGATGCCAGTAGCAAAGTATTGATAGAAGAATATCTACATGGTATCGAACTTTCGGTATTTGTGCTGACTGATGGCAAGTCTTATATGACATTGCCAGAGGCCAAAGATTACAAGCGAATTGGCGAAGGAGACACTGGTCCGAATACAGGAGGAATGGGAGCTGTATCGCCGGTATCATTCGCAGATGAAGCTTTCATGAAAAAAGTGGAAGACAAGGTGATCAAACCAACTGTTGATGGTTTGCAGGCCGACGGCATCGATTTTATTGGTTTTCTTTTCATCGGATTGATGAATGTAAATGGAGAACCTTTTGTGATCGAGTACAATGTGAGAATGGGTGACCCTGAGACAGAAGTCGTGATGCCAAGAATTGAGTCTGATTTTCTTTCTCATTTAGCAGCAGCAGCTAAAAAAGAACTAGGCAAAGAGCAACTAGTTATAAAGCCTGAAACAGCCACCACGGTAGTAGCTGTGGCAGAAGGCTATCCTGGCTCGTATGAAAAAGGAAGAACAATGTCTGGTTTAGACTCTGACTTCAAGGGTATTGTTTTTCATGCTGGAACATCTCAAAAAGGAGAAGAAACTGTAACCAATGGCGGGCGTGTGATTGCATCAACTGGCTTGGGGTCGGACATTCAGTCTGCACTTGATCAGTCTTATGGAAACCTACAATTTATCCAATGGGAAGGCATGAATTTCCGAAAGGATATTGGTCAGGATTTGTTGGCACTCTGA